From the Corythoichthys intestinalis isolate RoL2023-P3 chromosome 6, ASM3026506v1, whole genome shotgun sequence genome, the window TTAAAAGGCCAACCTTTGATTTGACTTTACCCAAAGTCAGTCTTCCAGAGGCTGATCTTAAAATAAGAGGTCCAAAAGTCCAAGGTGGAAAGATGGAAATTCCAGAAACCGATGTCTCATTTCCAAAAGGAAAAATTGATGGGGGATTCACTGTTGAAGGTCCTGATAGCAAAGGAGGAAAGTTCAAATTGCCTACATTGGATGTTTCATTGCCAAAGGTCAACCTCCCAAAGTTTGATCCAGATTTGGAAACGCCAAATATCAAAGGACAAGTTGAAGTGCCAAGTGTAGATATTTCTCTTCCAAAAGGAAAGGTTGAGAGCGATCTTGGCATTGAAGGCCCTCATGTCAAAGAAGGAAAGTTTAAAATGCCACAATTGGATGTTTCTTTGCCAAAAGTGAGTCGTCCGGAGGTTGGTGTCAAACTAAAAGGTGCAGAATTTAAGGGAGGAATGATGGAAATTCCAGACATTGATGTCTCACTTCCCAAAGTTGAGGGTGATCTTGATAATATAGGACTTGAGGGAAAAGGAGCAAAGGTAAAAATGCCAACGTTTGACATTTCTCTGCCAAAGGTTAGCCTGCCAGTGGGAGGTGTCAAGCTGAAAGGTCCTGAACTTGAGGAAAGGAAGATTGAGATGCCAGATTTAGATATTGGATTCCCTAAGGAAAAAGCTGAAGGAAAAATAGGAATTGAAGGGCTTGTTGCCAAGGGGGGAAAATTTCATATGCCCTCTGTTGATCTTTCTCTTCCTAAAATGAAAACTAAAAGTCCAGAGATTAATGTCGAAGGTGTAGAATTTAAAGGTGGAACGGTCCCCACCCCAAATGTAGATTTTTCCCTTCCAAAAGTTGAAGGTGACCTGAGTCTTGAAGGACCTGATGTTAAAGGAGGAAAGATAAAAATGCCAACACTTGATGTTTCTTTACCAATTGTCAATCTTCCAAAGGGTGGTGTAGAACTTAAAGGTCCAGAGCTCAGGGGAGGAAACATGGAAATACCAGACGTCAATATCTCACTTCCCAAGAGAAAAGTTGAGGGTGGTGTGGAACTCGAGGGCCCAAATGTCAAAGGAGGAAAGTTCAAAATGCCTTCATTGGATGTTTCCTTGCCAAAAGTAAATCTCCCAAAAGCTGATTCCCATTTGGAAGCACCAAAAGTTAAAGGAAAAATAGAGAAACCAAGAGTGGATATTTCACTTCCAAAAACAAAATTTGAGGGAGATATTGATATTGAAGgtccagatgtaaaaacaggaaAGTTTAAAATGCCAACAGTTGATGTTTCTTTGCCAGATGTCAAACTTCCAGAGGGTGGGGTCAAAATAAAAGGTCCAGAACTCAAGGGAGCGAAGATTGAAGTTCCAGAAATGGATGTCTCACTTCCTCAAGGACACCTGCCTGCAGGTGTTGATATTGACATCAGAGGAGGAAAGTTTCACATGCCTTCTGTTGACCTTTCTCTTCCTAAAATGAAATCAAAAGGTGCAAATATCAATATCGAGGTTCCTGATGTTAAAGGTGGAAAAGTCACAATGCCGACAGTTGACATTACTCTTCCCAAAGTAGAAGGAGAACTGGATCTTAGCTCCCCTGATCTCAAAGGAGGACAGGTAGAAATGccaaaaattgacatttcttTACCAAAAGTCAATGTTCCAGAAGGTGGTGTCAAAGGTCCAGAACTCAAAGGAAAGGTTGAAATTCCAGACCTTGATATTTCACTTCCAAAGGTCGAAGGGGATTTTGACTTTGAAGGCCCTGATGTCAAAGGAGGCAAGTTTAAAATGCCTAAACTTGATATGTCTTTGCCAAAGGTCAGTCTTCCAGAGGTTAGTGCCAAACTAAAGGGTCCAGACTTTGAAGGAAGGAAAACTGATGTCTCATTTCCCAAAGTTGAAGGAAATCTGGATGTTGAAAGCCCTGATGTTAGAGGAGGAAAATTCAAAATCCCAACATTTGATGTTTCTTTACCAAAAGTCAACCTTCCTGAAGGGGGTTTTAAACTCAAAGGTGAAGAATTCAAGGGAGGAAAGATGGAAATACCAGACATTGATGTCTCACTTCCCAAAGTTGAAGGTGATGTTAATGTTCAAGGGCCTGATGTCAAGGAAGGAAAATTCAAAATGCCAACGTTGGATGTTTCTTTACCAAAAGTCAATTTTCCAGAGGGTGGTATCAAACTAAAGCGCCCAGAACTCAAGGGAAGAAAGATGGAAATTCCAGACGTTGATATATCACATGAAAAAGGCAAAGTTGAAGCAGGTGTTGATCTTGAAGGTCCTGGCATCAAAGGAGGAAAGTTCAAAATGCCAATAGTTGATGTGTCTTTACCAAAAGCCAATCTTCCAGAGGGCGGTATCAAACTAAAGGGGCCAGAGTTCAGTGGGGGAAAGATTGACATGCCAGACTTTGATATATCATTCCCCAAAGGAAAAGCAGAAGGAGAAGCAGGAATTGAAGGCAAAGTTGGCAAAGGAGGAAAGTTTCACATGCCCTCAGTAGATATTTCCATCCCTAAAGTGAAAACAAAAGGCCCAGAGATCAATTTTGAAGGTCCTGGAAAAGTCACTACGCCAACAATTGATGTTTCTTTACCAAAGGTCAGTGCTCCAGAAGGTGGTGTTAAATTAAAAGGTCCACAAGTCAAGGAaggaaagatagaaatgcctgaTATCGATGTCTCACTTCCCAAAGGAAAAATTGAAGGCGGCCTTGAGCTCGAAGGCACTGATTTTAAAGGAGGAAAGTTCAAAATGACAACGTTGGATGTTTCTTTACCAAAAGTCAATTTTCCAGAGGGTGGTGTCAAATTAAAAGGTCCTGAAATCAAAGGAAAAATGAAAATTCCAGAGGCTGACGTTTCAGTTCCAAAGGTTGAGGGAGATTTTGACATTGAAGGCCCTGATTTTAAAGGAGGAAAGtttaaaattccaaaaatggatGTGTCTTTACCAAGAGTCAATCTTCCAGAGGGTGGTGTCAAACTAAAAAGTCctgaaataaaaggaaaaaggaaaaTTCCAGAAGTTGACGTCTCGACTCCAAAATGTGAGGGAGATTTTGACATTGAAGGCCCTGGTTTCAAGGAAGGAAAGTTTAAAATTCCAACGTTGGATGTTTCTTTACCAAAGGTAAATCTTCCAGAGGGTGGTGTCAAACTGAAAGGTCCCAAAATCAAAGGAAAAGTGCAAATTCCAGAAGTTGACATCTCTACTCCAAACGTTGAGGGGGGGTTTGACATTGAAGGCCCTGATGTCAAAGAAGGAATGTTCAAAATGCCAACATTGGATGTTTCCTTACCAAAAGTCGATTTCCCAAAGGGGGGGATCAAACTAGAAGGTCCTGAACTCCAGGGAGGGAAGATGGAAATTCCAGACGTTGATGTCTCACTTCCCAAAGTTGAAGGTGATGTTCATCTTAAAGGCCCTGATGTCAAAGGAGGAAAATTCAAAATGCCAACGTTGGATGTTTCTTTACCAAAAGTCAATTTTCCAGAGGGTGGTATCAAACTAAAGAGGCCAGAGTTCAGTGGGGGAAAGATTGACATGCCAGACTTTGATACATCATTCCCCAAAGGAAAAGCAGAAGGAGAAGCAGGAATTGAAGGCAAAGTTGGCAAAGGAGGAAAGTTTCACATGCCCTCAGTAGATATTTCCATccccaaaatgaaaacaaaaggtCCAGAGATGAATATCGAAGGTCCCGAATTTAAAGGTGGAGATATCACTATGCCAACGGTTGACATTTCTGATGCAAAATTTGAAGGAGACCTTGGGTTTGAAAACCCTGACTTTAAAGGAGGAAAGATCAACATACCAACAATTGATGTTTCTTTACCAAAGGTCAATATTCCAGAACGTGACGTCAAACTAAAAGGTCCCGAAATCAAAGGAAAAATGAAAATTCCAGAGGTTGATGTCTCAGTTCCAAAGGTTGAGGGAGATTTTGACATTGAAGGCCCTGATATCAAAGGAAGAAAGTTCAAAATGCCAACGTTGGATGTATCATTACCAAAGGTCAATATTCCAGAGGGTGCCGTCAAACTAAAAGGTCCTGAAATCAAAGGAACAATGAAAATTCCAGAGGTTGATGTCTCAGTTCCAAAAGTTGAGGGAGATTTTGACATTGAAGGTCCTGGTGTCAAGGGGGGAAAGTTCAAAATGCCAGCATTGGATGTTTCATTACTAAATGTCAATCTTCCAGATAGTGGTGTTAAGCTAAAAGGTCCAGACCTTGAGATGAGGAAGATCGACATGCCAGACATCGATGTCTCATTTCCTAAAGGAACAGCGGGAGGACAAATAGGAATTGAAGGCCAAGTTGGTAAAGGAGGAAAGTTTCATATGCCCTCTGTCGATATTTCTCTTCCTAAGATTAAAACAAAGGGACAAGACATAGATGTTGAAGGTCCTGGTATTAAAGGTTCCTTTCCCAAAATAAAATCTCCAGGAGTAGACGTCAGTTTGGAAGGCCCTGGTGTAAAAGTTGCCACCCCATCAATGGCAGGAGAAGTTTCAGTCGAAGGTTCCCATAAACGTGGCACAGTCAAACTTCCGACTGTTGACATCTCAGCTCCGAAGGTGGATCTTGACTTTGGCCTCACCAAACCAAAAGGTGATGATGTGGAAGTTGCGCTTCTGAAGGCTGAAGGAAGCAGGCCTTCTTCTGGGGGAAGTTTTGAATTGCCTAATGTCTCACTGAAAGTCCCCAGTTTTACTCTTCCTAGGTTTAGTGGAAAGCGCAAAAGTGGTCATTTGGAGGTGTCCGGACAAAGCTCTGAAGGTGACATTTCTCTCGGGGCGCCATCAATTGAGTTGGACAGCAGAGTCAAAGGGAAACAAGCTCAACTCAAAAAGCCCCACTTTGGAGTatccaaaacagatgcagatgtGTCTGTGTCTTGTCCTGAATTAGATGTCAATGTAAAACAGGGAGACGCGGACATTCCTAAACCAAATACCAATGCTGATGTGGAAAGTAAAGGTCGATTCCATGCACCTGATGTCACTATCAAATTCCCAAAATTCTCCATGCCAGGATTTGCTTCAAAAGATTTAGGAAAGTCAAGTGATGACTTTGAAGCTAAGGCGAAAGCCAAGATGCCCTCAGTTGAGCTATCACTTCCTGCCACTAAATCACCAGAATTGGAGGTTCTTCTCCCAAAAGCAGAGTTGGACATTTCAGAAGGTGACCTGAAAATTCCCAAAAAGCCTGTGATTGACGTGTCTGTTCCCAAAGTAGATCTGGCTGTCCCACTTCCTAAAACTGACAAAGGTGGTTCACATGTGAAGGGAGAACATACAGGTCTGAAACTGAAAATGCCAAGACTCGATATCAAAGGTCCAACTGGAGATCCTGAGCTGGACGTGCGACTTCAGAAAGGAGAGACTATGGTGGAAGTATCTGACTTAGAAACCAATAGCAAAATGAAAGAGCCCAAAGTCAAGGGTACAAAGTTCAATATTGGAatgccaaaaaagaaaaatggtggCGGTGTAAAAGTTGAGCACAAAATAACTAAAACTGGTATCTATGGTCCAACATCCACAAGCCACAATGGACACAAAGACGGAAACATTAATGTCCAAATACCCAGTCTTACATTACCAAGTGGAAGTATACAAAGCAAAGAAGGTTCAGCAGAATGTGGTCTCCCATCGTCATCTACTACAGTCCCCAGAATTCCAGACATCGATTTTGATATTGGCACAGCACAGGACGAAGAAGAGGAAAAATCAGGCAAGAAGATAAAAATCCCCAAGTTTGGTGTTCCGCTACCATCCCTTTCTTCCCCGGAAGGTCGGCTGGAGATCTGTGGAACGGAGAGCAAATACGAGGGCCCCAAGGTTCCCAAAGTAAAGAAagcagtttttgttttggtgaacCCCCCTCAAACTGACGATGTAACTTTATATACAGATGACGCCAAGGTGAAGATTCCAAAGTTCCAAACAAAGTCCACAGAAACACCAAAGTCAGGTGACGTTCCACTCAAGGGAGAATGTCCAAGTTCACGGTTCCACTTTGAGAAAGATTCAAGTCCTCACATGGGCTACAAAGTTGATGACGTGGCAGCGAGTGGAAAAGTCAAACTTCCAAAGGTAGAATTCACTTCTCCTTATGGCAAGAAACCTGCAGGTGACACCAACTTGGAAATAACAACCAGATTTGGAAAACCTTCATTATCAGGGAAAGACACTAAAGGGCTCCATATAAAACCAGGCAAGGTCTCATTTGGAGATTTTCCTGAGGAGTCTTCAACGGAAGTGGTCTCACACCACTCCAGAACGGAAAGGCTTGAACGTGACATCTCTGGATCGCCAGATGATTTTACCATGAAATTCAGCTCGACAAAGGTTCAATCCTGGAGCGAGGAAGACACTAGAGGAGACATCCAAGGGAGAAATTCTCCTCCGTGGTCCAAGGCCCCCAAATTCACCCTCAAGCCACACTCCACAGGTAAGCCCTTGTTTCTTACCTTGAACACAGTTGTTGTCATGACTAGTTACTTCTGCCAGTGGGTAAACCTAAGGAAGGTGAAAGTTATCTATTCGGTTCCGTATGTCTGTTTATCTTTATGTTTGTGTTCTAGATAACTCAGGGGATTAAGGttttattatcaaacttgcagaaTATGTTAGTAATATGAAACATAAGTGGTGATTAAATTTGGGGCATtgagtcaaaggtcacagaggtaagAAAAGGAATTATACGATATCTTGATAACAGATTAGACTATTTAAACCAATTTGCAGGGTTGTTGATTCATAAGAACAGAAAGACTAGTGGGGCATGAGAGGGGTGCCCACGCTACCAAATTTGCCAATGCGTAGGCAGTGGTATTCTTTTTCAGAGTGCCCCCCTAGTTTTGTCTTTTTATAAAACCACACTtggacaccaaacaataaactgtatacagtggggcaaataagtatttagtcaaccagcaactgttcaagttctcctacttgaaaagattagagaggcctgtaattgtcaacatgggtaaaccttaaccatgagacagaatgtcgggaaaaaaaactgaaaatcacattgtttgtttattaaagaatttattcctaaattagagtgggaaaaaagtatttggtcacctacaaacaagaaagatttatggctgtcaaagaggtctaacttcttctaacgaggtttcactcattatctgtattaatggcacctgttttaactcattattggtataaaagacacctgtccacaacttcagtcagtcttactccaaactccactatggccaagaccaaaaagctgtcgaaggacaccagagacaaaattgtagacctgcacccggctgggaagactgaatctgcaataagtaaaatgcttggtgtaaagaaatcaactgtgggagcaactaatagaaaatggaagatatacaagaccactgataatcttcctcaatctggggctccatgcaagatctcacccgtggcgtcaaaatcataacaacaacggtgagcaaaaatcccagaatcacacagggggacctagtaaatgacttacagagagctaggaccacagtaacaaaggctactatcagtaaaacaatgcactgccagggactcaaatcctgcactgccagacgtgtacccctgttgacgaaagtacacatccaggcccgtctgcggttcgctagagagcatttggatgatccagaagaggactgggagaatgtgttatggtcagatgaaaccacaatagaactttttggtagaaacacaggttctagtgtttggaggagaaagaatactgaattgcatccgaagaacaccataaccactgtgaagcatgggtgtggaaacatcatgctttggggctgtttttcagcaaagggaccaggacgactgatctgtgtaaaggaaagaatgaatggagccatgtatcgagagattttgagtgaaaatctcctttcatcagcaagagcattgaagatgagacgtggctgggtctttcagcatgacaatgatcccaaacacacagccagggcaacaaaggagtggcttcgtaagaagcatttcaaggtcctggagtggcctagccagtctccagatctcaaccccatagaaaatctgtagagagagttgaaagtccgtgttgcccaacgacagccccaaaacattactggtttagaggagatctgcattgaggaatcggccaaaataccagtgtgtggaaagcttgtgaggagttacagaaaatgtttggcctccgttattgccaacaaagggctgacataataaagtattgaaatgaacttttggtattgaccacttattttccaccatgatttgcaaataaattctttaaaaatcaaacaatgtgattttctgttttttttttttttttcacattctgtctctcatggttgaggtttacccatgttgacaattacaggcctctctaatattttcaagtgggagaatacgcacaattagtggttgactaaatacttatttggcccactgtatttgacatttatgtacagtatgtatggatTCAGGACCATGAGAGAAAGTGATTACCTTCCATTATAGTGTATGTTCAGACTTTGTGTTTCCTTGCTTATGAATTGTCCCATCTTGTTTTGTCTTTCTGCTATAAAGACTAACCTTCCCTTCCGTCTTTCATGCTCCTCTCGCTGTTTTCCTTCCTCACCTCCTGTTCTTTTGGCCTGACCTCCTGGCAGGCTTCCTGCAGATCACGCCGGAGGGGTCTCCTCAGGCTCAGCGGCTAGGAGAGCTGGGAGGTGAGGCCGTCTCGGGCTCATTCTGCCTGCGCACCTCCGACGTCACAACAAGAGAAGTGTCCTCACTGGGGGGAGGAGCCTCAGTTACCATGGTGACAACGACCACCAGGACGACGCGGCACGCCAAATCAACTGGGACGACTGCGGGAGACCCGGTGGGGACCACTCAGCCGCCATCAGACCTCTGAGGCGCCGGACACACCTGCAAAATAGAGGTTTTCATTATGGTACAGACAATCCCCAATTTAGGAACAAGTTAGGCTCCCGAAGGCTGTTCGCCAaggatttttaaactttttgtcatttttctaTTGTCACAACATGTTAGTTAGCATCTGTTTTTGTTCTTGTGATGTTGTTTCTCTAAAACCTAGTTTAACAATGAGTATTGTAATCATATAATGTACTCATGTAATTATAGACCTGCTGTACACGTACTATATGTAAATTGTCTTTGGCACAAGATCAGGGGCGTCCAAAGTAATCCAAAAATGGCTTCAGTGGATAAAGGTTTTCATTGCAACCgatcaagaggacaccttttcaagaATGTTATGTCTTACAACTtagtgtaatcagttaattgcaATTGGGCGATGCTTGCATCAGCAGAAGTCTCATTGGTTAGACTGTCTATGCTGGATTGGttggaactagggctgtcaaacgattaaaatttttaatcgagttaattacagcttaaaaattaattaatcgtaatttatcgcaattcaaaacatgtataaaatatgccatatttttctgtaaattattgttggaatggaaagataagacacaagaccgatatatacattcaacatacggtacataagtactgtatttgtttattataacgataaatcaacaagatggcattaacattattaacattctcttaaaatgattcatggatagaaagacttgtagttcttaaaagataaatgttagtacaagttatagaaattttatactaaaacccctcttaatgttttcgttttattcaaatttgtaaaattttcaatcaaaaaataaactagtagctcgccattgttgatgtcaataattacaccatgctcactcattgtgctcgaacccataaaatcatttggacccaagcgccagcagagggcgccaaaaaacaagtaacaagcggacattacactgctgtcatgtttaatctgtttgatcggggcatgtgcgttaattgcgtcaaatattttaacgtgattaattttaaaaattcattaccgcccattaatgcgataattttgacagccctagatgaaacaaaaaccagAGGTCCTGTTTTGGATATTATGAAAAGTGCGCTGAATTGAATAAAATTCATATATTCATCTATGCtgtaaaaatccagaaaaaaaatcacttaaaaATCTATGGAGTGGATGTGCGAAAAATGAACTGTATTATAGCGAAGGTGACTTCAAAACACAATTTAACACTAAAGTGTTTACAAGTTTGAAAGTAATTGGAATGTTCATAAGTAGGGGAGTGTCTGTATACATTGGAAAACTCAAGCAAGCAGCATTATTAGCAGAGTAATATATATTTACTTTTTCATCTCTAACTGTGCCATTTTTTCTTACTGGATCTCCAAGTGTGTTAGTGTAGTTTGGAGTTATTTTCAAGATTTTACACAGTATGTcaaagagattttttttgtggAGCAATTTCATTGtagttgtagttacatttgacagAACTACCAAAGAACGATGTAAATACAAGTATGTCCCATGTGGTTATAATTCATTCGATAGAAAGAAGTAGAAAGGTTTGTCACTTTGGTTTGTGTCTTTG encodes:
- the LOC130917694 gene encoding neuroblast differentiation-associated protein AHNAK-like isoform X3; this encodes MDPEPSNGQTDQATAEAAEPPVEIVVETEAEAGASGYSVTGGGEQGIFIKDVLKDSPAAKHLSLQQGDQLLSAKVYFDNVRYEDALKILQCAEPYKVSFLVKRTVHGQEVCMRPRLPSVDIKGPKAKMAKMSVKGMKPFKAKKKRGGRFGLKRLKEKRREELVIEGTPPWLEMSDVDVEFCLPKFKNRRSDHLEAEGGAAVKAKRKIRFPRMKTKGQSGGKEDSGRLEAKGKFSPAEIPGAKVKAKGKAPKFGINLPVSKDAKSVSVELEKPDVNIPPPSLEFSLPAAKVVDVELGGPSLSSPDVEFALPSSKAAASLPAGKVEIKAPKIEIKGGDAEVDIEKGKSDGKLRMPKLKLPKMRLSRHLDEIDDDKGKVTAKADISIPKVEITGGVPSFQKPSVDISLPKVKGKTDINVKTTIKKPAIDISVPDVELSVGRLPDEVEGTFKGQEISMPAHDISLPTMESPELDVEGTESRSKFCLPSADVGVDMSHYIGGDGKFTLPNFDVSQSQNVQRPDVEGSFKLPSVDLSLPKGKEVDVELPDVDISLPKVNLPEGDVKLKGPKLKGRKLEMPDINVSLPKGKVDGSIALEGPDIKGGKFKMPTLDVSSPKVNLPEGGVKLKGPKLKGGKMEIPDVDVSLPKVEGDFDIEGAKFKIPTVDVSLPKVDLPEGSVKLIGPEVKGRKLETPDVDVTIPKVEGDINLQGPGVKGGKIKIPKFDVSLPKVSLVEGGVKPKGPHIKGKMEIPDVDVSLPKVEGDFEIKGTDVEGGKFTMPTFDVSFPKVSLSESDAKLKGPEVKGGKIEMPDIDVSLPKGKFEGGVEFEGPNFRGGKLKMPTFDVSLPKVNFPEGGVELRGPDFKGKIKIPEVDVSVPKGEGDFDIQGPDVKGGKFKMPTLDISLPKVSLPEGGVKLKDPVFKGGKMEMPDVDVTLPKVEGDFHLQGPDVKGGKFKMPKYDVSLPKVNLPEGEVQLKGPQKMEMPDIDVSVPKVKGGFDIKGLDVKGGKFKMPTLDVSLPKVSLPEGGVKLKGPKIKGQIETPEVDVSVPKVEGAFDLEGPNIKGGKFQIPPLDVSLSKVSLPEGGVQLKCPEFKGKMKVPDVDVSVPKVERDFDFEGPDANGGKFKMPTLDVSLPKVSFPEGGVEFKSTEFKGGKLEMPDIDVTLPKVEGNVNLQGPNVKGVKFKMPTLDVSLPKVNLPEGDIKLKGPELQGRKVEMPDLDISLPKGKAEGKIGIEGQVGKGGKFHMPSVDLSLPKMKTKSPEINIEGPEFKGGKVSAPDVAVSIPKVEGPEVNLQSPDVKGGKFKVPTFDVSLPKVRIPEGGIKLKGPEIKGRKMEMPDVDVSVPKFEGDVNLQGPDIKGGKFKMPHLDVTLPKVSLPEGGVKLKGPEIKGKMQIPDIDVSIPNVEGDFDIEGPDVKGGKFKMPTLDFSSPKVNLPEADVKLKGQELEGCKIEMPDLDIPKGKAEGQIGIEGQVGKGGKFHMPSVDLSLPKMTIKGPEINIESPELKSGKVTTQNVNLSLPKVEDDLSLEGPDVKGGKFKRPTFDLTLPKVSLPEADLKIRGPKVQGGKMEIPETDVSFPKGKIDGGFTVEGPDSKGGKFKLPTLDVSLPKVNLPKFDPDLETPNIKGQVEVPSVDISLPKGKVESDLGIEGPHVKEGKFKMPQLDVSLPKVSRPEVGVKLKGAEFKGGMMEIPDIDVSLPKVEGDLDNIGLEGKGAKVKMPTFDISLPKVSLPVGGVKLKGPELEERKIEMPDLDIGFPKEKAEGKIGIEGLVAKGGKFHMPSVDLSLPKMKTKSPEINVEGVEFKGGTVPTPNVDFSLPKVEGDLSLEGPDVKGGKIKMPTLDVSLPIVNLPKGGVELKGPELRGGNMEIPDVNISLPKRKVEGGVELEGPNVKGGKFKMPSLDVSLPKVNLPKADSHLEAPKVKGKIEKPRVDISLPKTKFEGDIDIEGPDVKTGKFKMPTVDVSLPDVKLPEGGVKIKGPELKGAKIEVPEMDVSLPQGHLPAGVDIDIRGGKFHMPSVDLSLPKMKSKGANINIEVPDVKGGKVTMPTVDITLPKVEGELDLSSPDLKGGQVEMPKIDISLPKVNVPEGGVKGPELKGKVEIPDLDISLPKVEGDFDFEGPDVKGGKFKMPKLDMSLPKVSLPEVSAKLKGPDFEGRKTDVSFPKVEGNLDVESPDVRGGKFKIPTFDVSLPKVNLPEGGFKLKGEEFKGGKMEIPDIDVSLPKVEGDVNVQGPDVKEGKFKMPTLDVSLPKVNFPEGGIKLKRPELKGRKMEIPDVDISHEKGKVEAGVDLEGPGIKGGKFKMPIVDVSLPKANLPEGGIKLKGPEFSGGKIDMPDFDISFPKGKAEGEAGIEGKVGKGGKFHMPSVDISIPKVKTKGPEINFEGPGKVTTPTIDVSLPKVSAPEGGVKLKGPQVKEGKIEMPDIDVSLPKGKIEGGLELEGTDFKGGKFKMTTLDVSLPKVNFPEGGVKLKGPEIKGKMKIPEADVSVPKVEGDFDIEGPDFKGGKFKIPKMDVSLPRVNLPEGGVKLKSPEIKGKRKIPEVDVSTPKCEGDFDIEGPGFKEGKFKIPTLDVSLPKVNLPEGGVKLKGPKIKGKVQIPEVDISTPNVEGGFDIEGPDVKEGMFKMPTLDVSLPKVDFPKGGIKLEGPELQGGKMEIPDVDVSLPKVEGDVHLKGPDVKGGKFKMPTLDVSLPKVNFPEGGIKLKRPEFSGGKIDMPDFDTSFPKGKAEGEAGIEGKVGKGGKFHMPSVDISIPKMKTKGPEMNIEGPEFKGGDITMPTVDISDAKFEGDLGFENPDFKGGKINIPTIDVSLPKVNIPERDVKLKGPEIKGKMKIPEVDVSVPKVEGDFDIEGPDIKGRKFKMPTLDVSLPKVNIPEGAVKLKGPEIKGTMKIPEVDVSVPKVEGDFDIEGPGVKGGKFKMPALDVSLLNVNLPDSGVKLKGPDLEMRKIDMPDIDVSFPKGTAGGQIGIEGQVGKGGKFHMPSVDISLPKIKTKGQDIDVEGPGIKGSFPKIKSPGVDVSLEGPGVKVATPSMAGEVSVEGSHKRGTVKLPTVDISAPKVDLDFGLTKPKGDDVEVALLKAEGSRPSSGGSFELPNVSLKVPSFTLPRFSGKRKSGHLEVSGQSSEGDISLGAPSIELDSRVKGKQAQLKKPHFGVSKTDADVSVSCPELDVNVKQGDADIPKPNTNADVESKGRFHAPDVTIKFPKFSMPGFASKDLGKSSDDFEAKAKAKMPSVELSLPATKSPELEVLLPKAELDISEGDLKIPKKPVIDVSVPKVDLAVPLPKTDKGGSHVKGEHTGLKLKMPRLDIKGPTGDPELDVRLQKGETMVEVSDLETNSKMKEPKVKGTKFNIGMPKKKNGGGVKVEHKITKTGIYGPTSTSHNGHKDGNINVQIPSLTLPSGSIQSKEGSAECGLPSSSTTVPRIPDIDFDIGTAQDEEEEKSGKKIKIPKFGVPLPSLSSPEGRLEICGTESKYEGPKVPKVKKAVFVLVNPPQTDDVTLYTDDAKVKIPKFQTKSTETPKSGDVPLKGECPSSRFHFEKDSSPHMGYKVDDVAASGKVKLPKVEFTSPYGKKPAGDTNLEITTRFGKPSLSGKDTKGLHIKPGKVSFGDFPEESSTEVVSHHSRTERLERDISGSPDDFTMKFSSTKVQSWSEEDTRGDIQGRNSPPWSKAPKFTLKPHSTGFLQITPEGSPQAQRLGELGGEAVSGSFCLRTSDVTTREVSSLGGGASVTMVTTTTRTTRHAKSTGTTAGDPVGTTQPPSDL